In the Quercus lobata isolate SW786 chromosome 5, ValleyOak3.0 Primary Assembly, whole genome shotgun sequence genome, one interval contains:
- the LOC115988575 gene encoding non-classical arabinogalactan protein 31-like gives MGFATNALLLVQLMLLVSTTLTVFASPIPVDPPSHHPHPPTPAPVYPPTYHHGHPPSEAPAHPPTYHHGHPPSEAPAHHHHHHHHHGHPPSHSPVHPPAHHEPPHHAPPSHPPVLPPSHPPHYPPHHYPPHHPPRGTPVPRSFVAVQGVVYCKSCKYAGSDTLLGASPIDGAVVKFQCNNTKYPVIQTAKTDKNGYFFITAPKTITSFGAHKCKVFIVSSPLASCNKPTDLHYGLQGASLRPEKPYMADKLPFILYTVGPFAFDPKCPL, from the exons ATGGGTTTTGCTACAAATGCATTGTTGCTAGTGCAACTCATGCTCCTAGTGAGCACCACCCTCACTGTGTTTGCTTCACCAATCCCAGTAGACCCCCCAAGTCACCACCCTCACCCACCAACTCCAGCACCAGTTTACCCACCTACATACCACCATGGCCACCCACCAAGTGAAGCACCAGCACACCCACCTACTTACCACCATGGCCACCCTCCAAGTGAAGCACCAgctcaccaccaccaccaccaccaccaccacggcCACCCTCCAAGCCACTCACCAGTTCACCCACCAGCTCACCATGAACCTCCTCACCATGCTCCTCCTAGCCACCCACCAGTTCTTCCCCCATCTCACCCTCCTCACTACCCACCTCATCACTACCCACCCCATCATCCACCAAGAGGTACACCTGTCCCAAGGAGCTTTGTAGCTGTACAAGGTGTTGTTTATTGCAAGTCCTGCAAGTATGCTGGGTCTGACACCCTCTTGGGTGCTTCACCTATTGATG GTGCCGTGGTAAAGTTTCAGTGCAATAACACCAAGTACCCAGTGATCCAAACAGCTAAAACTGATAAGAACGGCTATTTCTTCATCACTGCACCCAAGACCATCACCTCCTTTGGTGCTCACAAGTGCAAGGTGTTCATAGTCTCATCACCATTGGCCTCATGCAACAAGCCCACTGATCTTCACTATGGTCTCCAGGGTGCCAGCCTAAGGCCAGAGAAGCCATATATGGCTGATAAACTCCCATTCATTCTCTACACTGTTGGACCCTTTGCTTTCGACCCCAAATGCCCACTCTAA
- the LOC115990474 gene encoding uncharacterized protein LOC115990474 — MEGVKICRGGPRLSHLFFANDSLIFCKATLKECDELQRLLAVYEKASGQQLNRTKTSLFFSSNTSRDVQEEIKNWFGAQIIKQHEKYLGLPSLVGKNKRTTFNAIKEKLGKVLAGWKEKLLSKAGKEVLIKAVAQAILTYTMSCFKLPDLLCDELMGMIQNFWWGQ, encoded by the coding sequence ATGGAGGGTGTGAAAATTTGTAGAGGTGGTCCAAGATTGtctcatttgttttttgcaAATGATAGTTTGATTTTTTGCAAGGCGACGTTAAAGGAGTGTGATGAACTACAAAGATTGCTTGCCGTGTATGAGAAAGCTTCCGGTCAACAACTAAACCGTACAAAAACATCGTTGTTCTTTAGTAGTAACACTTCAAGAGATGTTCAAGAGGAGATAAAGAATTGGTTTGGTGCCCAAATAATTAAACAACATGAGAAGTATCTTGGCTTACCTTCATTggtggggaaaaataaaagaactacCTTCAATGCTATCAAGGAGAAATTGGGGAAAGTTTTGGCGGGTTGGAAAGAGAAATTACTTTCAAAGGCGGGGAAAGAAGTTCTAATCAAAGCAGTGGCTCAAGCAATTCTGACCTATactatgagttgtttcaaacttCCAGACTTGCTTTGTGATGAACTAATGGGAatgattcaaaatttttggtggggacaatGA